Proteins encoded together in one Telopea speciosissima isolate NSW1024214 ecotype Mountain lineage chromosome 6, Tspe_v1, whole genome shotgun sequence window:
- the LOC122664241 gene encoding alpha,alpha-trehalose-phosphate synthase [UDP-forming] 5-like has product MVSRSYSNLLDLANGDSPNFGRIGKRLPRVMTVAGIISELDDENSDCLGSDAPSSVSQERIIIVGNQLPIRAHRRSNGDGRWYFSWDEDSLLLQLKDGIGENVEVIYVGSLKEEIDPSEQDDVSQTLLETFKCVPAFIPPELFSKFYHRFCKQQLWPLFHYMLPLSPDLGGRFDRSLWQAYVSVNKIFADKVMEVISPDDDFVWVHDYHLMVLPTFLRKRFNRVKLGFFLHSPFPSSEIYRTLPVRDELLRALLNADLIGFHTFDYARHFLSCCSRMLGLAYQSKRGYIGLEYYGRTVSIKILPVGIHMGQLSCVINLPETEARVAELREQFRGQMVLLGVDDMDIFKGISLKLLAMEQLLVQHPDCRGKVVLVQIANPARSRGRDVQEVQSETYSTAKRINERFGRPGYNPIILIDTPLQFYERISYYVISECCLVTAVRDGMNLIPYEYIISRQGNEKLDNTLQLDPSAPKKSMLVVSEFIGCSPSLSGAIRVNPWNIDAVAEAMDSALVIPESEKQLRHEKHYRYISTHDVGYWAQSFLQDLQRACKDHERRRCWGIGFGLGFRVIALDPNFRKLSVDHIVSAYKRTKNRAILLDYDGTMMPKTSINKTPNPEAINILNSLCRDTKNVVFLVSGRDKKTLTEWFTSCKKLGIAAEHGYFMRTNQDEEWETCVPVVDFDWKHIAEPVMQQYTEATDGSGIETKESALVWHYQYADPDFGSCQAKELLHHLESVLANEPVSVKSGQHIVEVKPQGVSKGIVAAHLLATMQLKGMLPDFVLCIGDDRSDEDMFEVITSAMAGPSLSPVAEVFACTVGQKPSKAKYFLEDTTEIVRMLQGLATASEQAERNSS; this is encoded by the exons ATGGTTTCGAGATCTTATTCAAACCTTCTGGACCTTGCCAATGGTGATTCCCCCAACTTTGGTAGAATAGGGAAGAGGCTCCCTAGAGTTATGACTGTGGCTGGTATCATCTCTGAGCTGGATGATGAGAACAGCGACTGTTTAGGCTCCGATGCGCCTTCTTCTGTCTCTCAGGAACGGATTATCATCGTAGGAAACCAGCTCCCAATTCGAGCACACCGAAGGTCTAATGGAGATGGAAGATGGTACTTCAGTTGGGATGAGGATTCCCTTCTTTTGCAACTCAAGGATGGAATTGGAGAAAATGTTGAAGTGATCTATGTAGGTTCCCTGAAAGAAGAGATTGATCCAAGTGAACAAGATGATGTATCACAGACATTACTTGAGACCTTTAAGTGTGTCCCTGCATTCATTCCTCCAGAACTCTTCAGTAAATTCTACCATCGATTCTGTAAGCAGCAACTATGGCCTCTCTTTCATTACatgctccctctctctcctgatcTTGGTGGGCGGTTTGATCGGTCCCTCTGGCAAGCTTATGTTTCTGTCAACAAGATATTTGCCGATAAGGTGATGGAAGTTATAAGTCCTGATGATGATTTTGTGTGGGTTCATGACTACCATTTAATGGTGTTGCCAACATTTCTTAGGAAGAGGTTTAATAGGGTGAAGCTGGGGTTCTTCCTCCATAGCCCCTTCCCATCATCTGAGATATACCGGACACTTCCTGTTCGAGATGAGCTGCTCCGAGCACTCTTAAATGCTGATCTTATTGGTTTCCATACTTTTGATTATGCTAGACACTTCTTATCATGCTGCAGTAGAATGCTAGGGCTTGCTTATCAGTCTAAAAGGGGTTACATAGGACTCGAGTATTATGGGCGCACCGTCAGCATTAAAATTCTTCCTGTTGGGATTCACATGGGCCAGCTTAGCTGTGTGATTAATCTTCCTGAAACTGAAGCTCGGGTTGCAGAACTACGAGAACAGTTTAGGGGTCAGATGGTTTTACTTGGGGTGGATGACATGGACATCTTCAAAGGGATAAGCTTGAAACTGTTGGCCATGGAGCAGTTGCTTGTACAACACCCTGATTGTAGGGGGAAAGTTGTGTTGGTTCAAATTGCAAATCCTGCAAGAAGCAGAGGGAGAGATGTACAGGAGGTCCAATCTGAAACTTATTCCACAGCAAAGAGGATTAATGAAAGATTCGGGAGGCCAGGCTACAACCctatcattctgattgataccCCACTGCAGTTCTATGAGAGAATTTCTTATTACGTGATCTCTGAGTGTTGCCTCGTCACGGCAGTGAGAGATGGAATGAATCTTATACCTTATGAATACATTATAAGCCGGCAAGGAAATGAGAAACTAGATAACACCTTGCAACTGGACCCATCAGCTCCAAAGAAGAGCATGCTAGTTGTATCTGAGTTCATTGGGTGCTCGCCATCTCTTAGTGGGGCCATCCGTGTCAACCCATGGAACATTGATGCAGTAGCTGAAGCAATGGATTCTGCTTTAGTAATTCCAGAATCTGAGAAACAATTACGGCATGAAAAGCACTACAGGTACATAAGCACACACGATGTTGGGTACTGGGCACAGAGTTTTCTACAAGATCTCCAAAGGGCATGTAAGGACCATGAAAGGAGGAGATGCTGGggtattggttttggtttaggttttaggGTAATTGCACTTGATCCAAATTTCAGGAAGCTTTCAGTTGACCATATAGTTTCTGCTTACAAGAGAACCAAGAACCGGGCAATTCTCTTAGATTATGATGGTACAATGATGCCAAAGACATCAATCAATAAAACACCAAATCCTGAGGCTATTAACATCTTGAACAGCCTGTGCAGAGATACAAAGAATGTTGTCTTCCTTGTTAGTGGAAGAGACAAGAAGACACTGACAGAATGGTTTACTTCTTGCAAAAAACTTGGAATTGCAGCAGAGCATGGTTACTTCATGAG GACAAATCAAGATGAGGAATGGGAAACTTGTGTGCCCGTAGTGGATTTTGATTGGAAACATATTGCGGAGCCTGTGATGCAGCAGTACACTGAGGCAACTGATGGTTCAGGGATAGAGACCAAAGAGAGTGCACTTGTTTGGCATTACCAATATGCTGATCCAGATTTTGGTTCATGTCAAGCTAAAGAACTTCTTCATCACCTTGAAAGTGTTCTTGCCAATGAGCCGGTCTCTGTTAAGAGTGGACAACATATTGTTGAAGTTAAACCTCAG GGTGTCAGCAAGGGCATTGTGGCTGCACATCTCTTGGCAACAATGCAACTAAAGGGAATGCTTCCAGATTTTGTGTTGTGTATCGGTGATGATCGGTCAGATGAGGACATGTTTGAGGTCATCACGAGTGCCATGGCAGGCCCATCTCTCTCTCCAGTGGCTGAAGTGTTTGCTTGCACTGTTGGTCAGAAGCCCAGTAAGGCAAAGTATTTTTTGGAAGACACAACTGAAATAGTAAGAATGTTGCAAGGGCTTGCAACTGCTTCAGAACAAGCAGAAAGGAATTCTTCTTAG